In Sphingomonas sp. LT1P40, the DNA window GAGGTGATGTTGGCGAACTTCTCCAGCGCCTGCGGCTTGAGCGTCTCCTCCATCTGCGCGAGGCTGAGGGTGTTGTCCTCCTCCTCGTCATCCGACGGGCGCGGGGTACGACGCTCGGTCAGTTCGTCGTCTTCGTCGTCGGCGGGCGCCTCTTCGGGCTCTTCCTCTTCCTTGAACGAGGCACCGGCGGTTTTTTCGCTGATTTCGCCCGAATCGTCCGCTTCGGCATTCTCGACCTGCTCGGCCGACGGACCCTTGGACAGCATGGCATCGAGATCGAGAATCTCGCGCAGCTGCATCGTGCCTTCATTGAGAGCATTCGACCAGCCGATGATCGCGTTGAAGGTGATCGGCGATTCGCACAGGCCCAGGATCATCGTGTCGCGGCCAGCCTCGATCCGCTTGGCGATGGCGATTTCGCCTTCGCGGCTGAGCAGCTCGACCGCGCCCATTTCGCGCAGGTACATGCGAACGGGATCGTCGGTACGGTCGACGACCTCCTTCTTCTTCGCCATTTCAAAGGCGGGTTCGTCTTCCTTCTCGGCATCGACCTCGTCCGGGGTATCGTCCTCGGGCTGATCGTCGTCACCGACTTCCTCATTCTCGACGACGTTGATGCCCATGTCGCTGAGCGACGACATCACGTCTTCGATCTGATCGGTGGTGAACTGATCCTGCGGCAGCATCTCGTTTAGCTGATCCACGGTGATGTAGCCGCGCTTCTTGGCGCGCGCGACCAGCCGCTTGATCGAACCTTCGTTCATGTCGATCAGGGGCGCGTCGCCCGTTTCCGTGGTATCGCCGCCGTCTGCCATAACTGCCTTTGCCATCGAATGCCTTTGTATCGGATGGCGGCATTATACGCCGCCCTATTCAACGAATTAGTCCTCGTCCGCAAGCATCAGATTCGCGAGCCGCAATTCAAGCTCGGCCTTGCGACGAACCAGCGCCACCTGACGCTCGAACGCTTCGTCGCTGAAACGCGCCTGAACCGCCGCCGTTGCCTCCGCCAGCGCGGCATCGACCTGTGGCTTGGCTGCGAGCACCGCGATCGCCTCACCCAGATCGAGTTCGGCGCGCCCTGCCTCCCATTCCTTCTGCGTGAAGGTGAAGGGCATGGCATCGGCACGAAGCAACTCGGTCGCCACTGAATCAAAGCCGGACGACGCCAATATGGTGCGCAGGCGGTCGCTATCAAGCGCCTGATCTTCCAGCGCAACATCGACCACAGCTTCGAACAGCCGCCCAAGCGCGCCATCAGCCATGCGCAGCGAGGAGAGCGTCTCCATATGGCGGGCGATTTCGGCGGGGTGGCGGATCAGGCCGGCAAGGACGGCCTTGGCCAGCACCGGATCGATGCCGGTGGTGCGGACGCCCTGTGCGGTGGCGCTGGGCGGGCCTTCGGGTGGCTGCCAGCGCTGGCCGGGACGATCCGGGCGGAAGGGGGTGCCGGGCGCGCGGGGAGTGAAGGCGCGGGGGGCGGGGGCGAAGTGATCGTCGAAGCGTCGGCGGAACTCGGCGACATATTCGTGGCGGACATTGCCGTCCTGAATGGTCGCGGCGAGATCGGCGAGGCGACGCTTGAGGCCGGCGCGGGCTTCGGGGGTTTCGAGCGGCTCGGCGGCGAGTTCGTGAGTCCAGATGCGGTCGGCCAAGCCCTGCGCGGACGACAGGAGGGCTTCGAATGCTTGCGGTCCGGCGCTGCGGACGAGGTCGTCGGGGTCCTGCCCCTGCGGGAGCCTGACGAAGGCGAGGCTGCGGCCCGGCTGAATATGCGGTAGCGCGCGGTGGGCGGCGCGGATCGCGGCCTTTTGCCCAGCGCTGTCGCCATCGAACGCGAGATAGGGAACATCGGCCATGCGCCACAGCCGCTCGATCTGCTGCTCGGTCAGCGCGGTGCCGAGCGGGGCGACAGCCTCGCCGAACCCGGCCTGGGCCAGCGCGATGACGTCCATATAGCCCTCGACCGCGATCACGCGCCCGGCTTTCCGCGCGGCGGCCTGGGCGCGATCGAGATTGTAGAGCGTGCGGCCCTTGTCGAAGAGCGGGGTTTCGGGGGAGTTTAGATATTTCGGCTCGCCATCGCCGATGATGCGGCCACCAAAGGCGATGGTGCGGCCACGCGCGTCGTTGATCGGGATCATCAGGCGGCCGCGGAAACGGTCGTACGGTTCCTTGTTCTCGACCTGAATCAACATGCCGGATTCGACCAGCATTGGGTCGCCATAGGTTTTGAGGGCTTCGCGCAGCCGCCCGCGCGAGTCTGGCGCGAAACCCAAGCCGAAGGCGCGGGCGGTGTCGGCGTTGATGCCGCGCTTTTCGAGGATGGCGCGGGCTTCCGCACCG includes these proteins:
- the dnaG gene encoding DNA primase, yielding MSLTPAFLDELRARTTLSSLIGRTVKITRAGREWKACCPFHNEKTPSFTINDDKGFYHCFGCGAHGDAIRWLTDQRGLPFMDAVKELAAAANLDVPQADPRAAEKAERAKGLHEAMADAAKFFADQLHGLAGAEARAILEKRGINADTARAFGLGFAPDSRGRLREALKTYGDPMLVESGMLIQVENKEPYDRFRGRLMIPINDARGRTIAFGGRIIGDGEPKYLNSPETPLFDKGRTLYNLDRAQAAARKAGRVIAVEGYMDVIALAQAGFGEAVAPLGTALTEQQIERLWRMADVPYLAFDGDSAGQKAAIRAAHRALPHIQPGRSLAFVRLPQGQDPDDLVRSAGPQAFEALLSSAQGLADRIWTHELAAEPLETPEARAGLKRRLADLAATIQDGNVRHEYVAEFRRRFDDHFAPAPRAFTPRAPGTPFRPDRPGQRWQPPEGPPSATAQGVRTTGIDPVLAKAVLAGLIRHPAEIARHMETLSSLRMADGALGRLFEAVVDVALEDQALDSDRLRTILASSGFDSVATELLRADAMPFTFTQKEWEAGRAELDLGEAIAVLAAKPQVDAALAEATAAVQARFSDEAFERQVALVRRKAELELRLANLMLADED